cacaaggcttatGATTGATTATCCTTGTGCATCTGATCTCTCAAGCTGAACTTTCCTTAAAAGACAAGGTTGAAGAACAAATGAAGGCAGAACTCTTGTTTTATCTATCTGTGGAAATCAACCAAGTACTTGTGAGCCAAAGACTGCCTCAGTGTTAATCTCCATAACCTTTGGCAATTTTTTCTCCTTCCCATCAGCTTATAGCCTGGAtcccaaaccctgccccagctcagctctCTCCTATAATACTTCTATCAATCAATCTGAACTACCTATATAGGCACTCAAATGGCCCTCATATATGAACACCTCACAAatattaatggatttatcctcaaaACACTTCTCTAAGGTATCAAGTatcggggtagccgtgttagtttgtatccacaaaaacaacaaggagtctggtgacaccttaaagactaaaagatttatttgggcataaataaaaaaacacttcttcagatccaactgtggttttttacccacaaaagcttatgcccaaataaatctgttagtctttaaggtgccaccggactccttgttgtttctctAAGGGAGGAAACTATTATCTTCATTATACATATGGTCAATAACATAGCCaagaattgaacctggatctcctggTCCCAATTCAGTGTTTTAATCTCAAGATCACCATTCTTCATGGTTTTTACAATTTCTGCTTCACAATATAATGTTTGAAAGCATAGCAACAAAAGTGACAGAGGAGTAGACCTAAGCAAAAGGATGTGAGATGTGGACATGTGAAGAAAACAACATTATAGTCTTCAAATACATGGAGGGACCAATTTCTATCACAAATCACCAAATAGTAATGGGTTTAAGACAGAGCTGGGAAAAAGTGAAGGTTACATTACAGAAAAACTTGATAACTTGTTCTATTGCAGAATCATTTTTACAGTTAACAAGGAAGATTACAGAAAAGAATGAATTAGAAAATAGCAGGTACTAAAGACCTCTTTAATACAGTGGGGAACTGGGAGCCTGGTGTGGAGCCCAGGCAGCAGATGGGTTCCAGCTGGAGCCCCGCCCCAAGTCCTGGGGTGACAGCCCAGCTGTGAGCCCTGCAGGGTTCACAGCAAGGAgcttttcttgtcaatttcacagctccagtgcctagccatgaaattgacaagaatgacagccaacagccaagGTAAGTAAGATAGTGTCTACACAGTTACTGtatcaccctaactacactgaaATACGCCCTATGCCTCTCCTGGAGGTGGAATTATTAggtcggtgtagtagggcacttacactGGCAGGAGCAAGCTTTAGCGTACACACTGACATAACTAGATCAATGTAAGCTCCCTTAAGTTGCCCTAACTCTATAGTGGAGATTGGACCGTAGCCTGACAAAGAAACAGCAGAGAGACAACAAATGGATTCTATGACAACTTTGCTGGGTGGCGCACTGGCTTGGCCAGAATGGACTATGTCTTAACCTTTGCTTCTCTATGGTGCTTGCTAACCTAAGAACTTCCAAATAGATCCTACTCTCTTTTGAGTAGGGCTGCCTGGCTGAGGTGCACTGGTCCCTGAGAAGTGTAAAAGTCATGAATCTATCTCAGTTGGACTCACTGGGCAGAGTTCACAATGTGAAACAGGTGTACCGGAGCCCAGAGGCTCAGTCTCAGAGGCATTGAGGTCCAGTGACCTATCTTTAAGGAAGAGTGGGATCCATGGGGGATCTGGTACGCAGAAGAGGCTCCTCCAAGGAACTATTTAAAAACTGGGGTGCAGCACAGATATTGGGTCTGTGACCATCATCTAATCATCTCTTCTTGCCTTAAGAATCTATTAAACACATTCACTGAAGTTTGACATAAAAGGGATGACATACTGGAGGAGATCAATAGGGATCAAGACATTACAGGGATCTTCCACCAGAACCCCTTTTTCGCCCCTGACAGTGTTCACGCCTGTTATTTCAAGCTGACCAGGGCTGGTTTTTTTTAGGCTTAGTTACACCATAGCATATATTTGTGTGAGGTTACAACGTGTCCGGGAAGTACACTGGATAGTTTTGATCAAATTTACATTCCATTATAAGCTGGCCCTCCTCCCCCTTCAGGTACTACCCAGTTAATATTCTGGCTTGGGTCTTTAATATCACATGTTTTACAGTGGACACAATTCTGAGCATTTATCTGCAACCGTAACCCTTCTTCTGTTTCCAGggaaacatattcataaacaccTGCAGGACAGAATCTCTGTTCTGGCCCATTGTATATAGCTAAATTTTTGTTCACAGGGACACTGTCATCCTTCAGAGTCAAATGAGGAGGCTGGTCATGTTCATGATTTGTCCCACTTAGAGCCACAGAGGACAGGAGATCAAAACTGATTTTTCCATCAGGCTTTGGATATTCAATAGGAGTACAATCTTTGGCTGGCTTTAGCTGATCAGAGTCTGGCCCTGGATGTTTTAATGTCCATGGTTCCATTCCTCTCAGTATCCAATAAAATATACCAGTATAAATCATTCCTCCATAGACACCCAGTACTCCATGGCAGGAAGGTCGGATATTCCTAACAGAATAGAGCTCTTTCCACACCCAGGATTTCTTCAAGTTTTCTTCATATTCAGGCACATCAATTCCTACTGTCTTCGATTGCAGGTTCTCATTAGTTAGTTGGTTGAAAACAGCTTCTGAAGCCAACATGCCACTTTTCATTTCAGTGTGTGTACCTTTGATTTTAGGAACATTCATGAAACGAGGACTGCAACCAATTAATACTCCACCAGGGAAAGTGAGTTTGGGTATAGACTGGAAACCACCTTCATTCAAGGCTCTAGCACCATAGCCAATCCTTTTTCCACCCTCAAAAGTGGGCTCCACACTGGGATGATGCTTCCATCTCTGGAACTCTTTAAATGGGCTCAAATAGGGATTTTGATAATCTAAACCAACCACAAACCCAAGAGCTACCAATGATTCACCTTCATTTGAATGATAAAGAAATGATCCTCCATATGTATGTCTGTCCAAGGGCCAGCCCACAGTGTGTTCCACTCTTCCTGGTTTCCATTTCTTTTCATCAATAAGCCACAACTCTTTCAGTCTGATACCACAGCTCTGGGGTTGACATTTCTCCCTTAGATTGTATCTGTTGTACAACTGTTTGGCAAGATGTCCATGACAACCTTCTGCAAAGAACGTGACTTTGGCATGTAGCTCCAAACCTCTTTCAAAGATAGCTTTAGGTGCTCCATCCTTTTGAATGCCTACATCATTAGTGGCAATCCCTTTCACACCGCCATCTTCATGAAAAagaacctcagctgctgcatAGCCTGGATACACCTCAACACCCAAAGCTTCTGCTTGCTCACCCAGCCAATTCACAAAGTGCCCCAGGCGCACTATATAATTCCCATGATTAGTCATTGGAAGGCCTGGAAGAATTGGCACTGGAATTCTGGAATTCTTCGTTAAAATCCCAAATTTGTCTTCAGTTACTGGAGTCTGAAGTGGAGCCCCTCGCTCCTTCCACccttatcaatggctccatgtctagttggcagccggtatcaagtggagtgccccaagggtcggtcctggggccggttttgttcaacatcttcataaatgatctggaggatggtgtggattgcactctcagcaaatttgcggatgatactaaactgggaggagtggtagatacgctggaggggagggataggatacagaaggacctagacaaattggaggattgggccaaaagaaatctgatgaggttcaataaggataagtgcagggtcctgcacttaggacggaagaacccaatgcacagctacagactagggaccgaatggctaggcagcagttctgcggaaaaggacctaggggtgacagtggacgagaagctggatatgagtcagcagtgtgcccttgttgccaagaaggccaatggcattttgggatgtataagtaggggcatagcgagcagatcgagggacgtgatcgttcccctctattcgacattggtgaggcctcatctggagtactgtgtccagttttgggccccacactacaagaaggatgtggataaattggagagagtccagcgaagggcaacaaaaatgattaggggtctggaacacatgacttatgaggagaggctgagggagctgggattgtttagcctgcagaagagaagaatgaggggggatttgatagctgctttcaactacctgaaagggggttccaaagaggatggctctagactgttctcaatggtagcagatgacaggacgaggagtaatggtctcaagctgcagtgggggaggtttagattggatattaggaaaaactttttcactaagagggtggtgaaacactggaatgcgttacctagggaggtggtagaatctccttccttagaggtttttaaggtcaggcttgacaaagccctggctgggatgatttaactgggaattggtcctgcttcgagcagggggttggactagatgaccttctggggtcccttccaacccttatattctatgattctatgattccagtcCGGTAAGAGTTCTTCCAAAGCTCGTGGCTCAAGACAAGCACCAGAAAGTGTATGTACACCGATCTGAGCAGCCTTCTCCACCAAGCAAACACGAACTTCTTTGCCATACTCATTGGCTAACTGTTTAAGTCGAATAGCTGCAGAAAGACCCGCAGGGCCTGCTCCAACTATAACAACATCAGCTTCTTCTGCAAATCTTTCCATGTTCACCCCTTCCCATCGTTTGTCTTTGTTCCGAGAATGAATAGTATAGTGTGTAGTGATTCGAGGCACAGAGGAAGTAGAAGCCCATCTTGCAATACACAAAGGCGGTAGAATGTCTTCCTTTACTGACTTTAAAGCACGCAAACAATGATGTGCTTGGCTGGAGAGCGTGCAGAGCGGCAGTGGCATGGTGCCTGCCTGGTCGCCCCCTGGGGACGGGGCAGCCTCCCCTCAGAGCCGGGACAGGGGGCGAACGCTGCCACTGCCCGCTATGCACAGCCCGCCCCCCAAAGCGCCCGGGGTCCCCCGCTCTGCCTTCCCCGAGCGCCCGGGCTCGGGAGCTCCCGGTCAGCCTGCCGCCGCGAgcccacacacagccccggcCAATGGCACTCACCCCACACAGCACACACCCGCAGCTCTCGCCACCCTGTCCCCGCCCCACTGCGCCTGCGCACCAGGCTACCTGCCGGGAGACCTGACCAGGGCTGTTGCATAGGTCTTGTTTCCCTAAGGTGACAGTGGGAAGTTTGGTTTTAACCTGGCACATGCACCTTGCCTTGATAAAATTACTGAGAGGAGCCCTGGGCATTCAGATACACTAGGGTGATGGCCTTAGATACCACAGACAATAATTTAGATTGCAATCCAAGCAAAATGTCTCAAAAGCACAGTTCAGTGTAGAAATGCAGACGGGATCAGCACGGAGCATTTGGATCAAGCAGGACAGAGGGAGATGTGAGCCTGTGTggctttttgggggtgggaggggtggagaGGTTATCTTCTCCTTCCCACCAACCTGCACATCTAAAATTAGTCAGGGAAATCAATAgtaaaatagatttcagagtagcagccgtgttagtctgtattcgcaaaaagaaaaggagtacttgtggcaccttagagactaaccaatttatttgagcatgagctttcgtgagctacatccgatgaagtgagctgtagctcacgaaagctcatgctcaaataaatttgttagtctctaaggtgccacgagtcctccttttcttttttagtaaaatAGAGGTTTAGCAAACCCCACCCAGCCTCATCCTCCAGCTGGCCTCCTGATCCCTAGCTGGGGGAGACAGGCACCCACACAACCTGCCCCCAATCAAGAGAAGCAAGTCTCAGGGGCAGCCACCCCATCCCCCATGTCCTTGTCTGGGCACACCCGATACATGGGTCTAGAAGGGGGAGCGGACAACCCCCTAGGACAACATGTCGGTATCCACAGGGGAGCCAGCACCACCCCTCCATAGAACGGTATCCCATGGGGCCAGAGGGAAGAGCCGGCAACGCCCCCCATAGATCggtatcccaggagggggccCGAGTGGGGAGCCGGCACCGCGATAGGTCGGTatcccaggagggggaggggcgagCGCGGGCCCAGCCACtcacgggggagggggcagagggggcacgTACCTCAGCGCCTCAGTCACACGCTCCTGGCGGCCCGTTCACAAGCGGTACCGCGCCGAGCCGGTGCTCCGcgcccctcccagaccccgccccttcccggataagccccgcctcctcccgccTATTGTTTGGGCACTTCCtgtgccccgctccctgcccccaatgGCCAGCGACGCTGTCCGTCAGGTGTTGGGGAAGCGTGGTCACGGGCGGGGCGGAGAGGGACGCGTGCGCAGTCGGGAGAGCAGGTGACGGGCGCGGGCTGGGTGTTGCCATGGTGCCGCGCGCAGCTGGGCTCTTCAGGCTCGCAGCCACCCTCcccggcctgagccctgcctgctcCTAGCCCTGGCCGGCAGCCGACCtgtgccccgccccgccccccgcacgGCCTGCGAGCtcgttggggggcaggggctagccTGGGGCCCGGGGCATCGCCTcagcctggggctggaggccaAGCGGGACGCTGTCAAACGGTGGGCGCGGCTCTGGCCCTGCGGCTGAGTCGTTTCCAGCCGAACCCAGAGGCGAGTTACAGTTTTGGGGGGTCCTGGGCCAGAGCCAGTGGGGCGCCAGGCGGAGCAGGTCAGGGTGCCTGGGCAGGGGCCCTGCTGGCCCAGTGGCGAGTCCGCCACTGGCCGAACCAGCTCCTCACAGCCATgcccagagcagccccctccagcagcatgggccccccaactccactgccccagggcagggctacGCACCTAACTCCTTTTAACAGACACCTGGATAAAGATATGGCGGGGTTGCCttcgggtgaccagacagcaagtgtgaaaaatcaggactggggtgggaggtagtaggagcctatataagaaaaagccccaaatatcaggactgtccctataaaataaggacatctggtcaccttaggtTGCCTGCACTAGCAGGAGCTTGGACACATCCCCCCCGGTGTGCCATACATGTAAACCTTGGGGCAATGGTAGGAACATCAAAGAACGCTTTAGCACCGTAGGTATGAAGtggtctccttttctttctcactctgctcacacagcagtgctgtggacttccttgctgcagaaattgcaGCTTCTCCGTTATTCTGTGCCAAATTAGCAAGATGTCTCAAATGGTAGACTCCATTTGATTTGCTGAGTctaaagacagatttttttccaaatagcAGATAGGGATGATGCAGAATCACATCCAGTTAAGGCGTGTACAGCAGGAAGTATCTCGCAGAAGTCAGAAGTGAGTGTGTCACAAATTGCATGCACAGGTACAATAGGTGCTGTGATTGTTCCTCCCTTGCCAGACTTAAATATGGTCGTCTTGGCCGTAGCAGGGGTGCCAGATATCTTGACTGGCCTGAAGAAGCTACATGCCCCCTAAGAATAAAGTGCACGTCTCACAATTCTCTCCATTTGTTCTTCACCAACATCTGCTATTTTCAGCAGAGACTCTTGTAACATCAGATGTTACACACAGTCCAGTAGATATGTTGATAAGCACCCCTGGATGTGATTCGGGGTCAAATGAGTTTATCTTATTGTTGATGACATGGTTGGCAAGAGCTGTAACCTGCTTTTCATCCCTCTTCAATGCAGAGGCAAGGACTTGTTTGTGGACTGTGTCTTCACTACTTCTTGTTAGGTGACTTCTTTCTCATAGCTTTTGCATATTCACTCAGGACATGTCTTGTGGGGGTCCATCTAACAAGGGCTGGATTCTTTTTTGTCAGTCCTACAATCCCACTTCTGCCCTTTGAGTCTTTGAAGACAGTTTTCTTTGTTCcctagggtggccaggtgtcccgtttttatagggacagtcccgttttttgggactttttctgatataggcacctattaccccccacccccatcccactttTTCACAgttgccatctggtcaccctactgttcCTGCATCACTCCAAATGCCACTGAAAGAACCAGGTGTCTGACATACATTCCCCTGACTCAAAGGCATCATGTACTTCCTCAAGGAGATTTAACATACCAAGAATGTAGACTGATATCCATATGGCATAGTCGGACCTGCCTGCAGTATGGAACACTGTGTGTGTAAGGCATTAAGAAGTTGAAATGAACTTAAACAGTAAAAATTTCTAGTCATAGTCATGTTGCAATGtttctggaactgtgcaaaaaatgCCTCTCTCATTTTGGGTACTATATTTTCACCTCACCTGCAGGTTTACGGCACCATTGGACAGCTCCACATCATACCACACCTGAACATATATAAAATAAGTGTTCAAACTATATAAGATGTGGGTGTGTGTAGGGTAGGCAGATTGAACTCCAAAAATATGGCAACTTTTCAGAGAATTGTCACATACCtgtacaggcagggaactgttcaCCCTGGAGATACCCTAGTCAGAAGGGAAAGAGACCAGAGGATTGGTCTCTACCCAAGAGAAGTGACAGCCAAAGTAGTCGGAAACCTGAGGGtgagtgcccttgctggaccactgaaCGGAACTACATGTGCAGTTATCCTGAACCGTGACATATGTTCTTCTGAAGGCAGCTGAGGCAGGACTAGGATATTCTCAGTTAAGAGGTCTAGACTTCCAGAGGAGCACTGGTGAATGCAGTGTGACCTGTAGGAAATGCTGCCAATGGCATTTAAAACAGGAACTtgtccctctttcccccccccccacttttgcctctgcccttctctcttccccaaacCCAAGCAGAGCTGCCTACAACTTGGCATAGGAAGAGAACCAGAGGATCAATAGACTCCACTCGGGACGTTGCTATTGTCAGTCTATTTTAAGTAGAAGGTGCTCAGGTCCAGACCTCAACaatatataggcacctatttccCATAgaaatccctttgaggatctgggctgcaGATATGACTATGATGGGTAGCAGGACAAACCCTAAAATGGACAGAATTATATAAATTGAGTCAAAACTTCCTGATTTGGATGAAATCTGACAATTACAAATTCCTCTAAAGTCTTCAGAAtttcaggggggagggagagttttCCTGAAGAGCTCGAAACCTTTTACACAATCATGAATCCCTGTGAGGAAGCAAAGTGTCACTGCCCATTTATGAGTTTCTGTATGCGGTGATTTCAAACACAGAGCAGTGGATTTTGTTCCAAACATCTTAGTTTTTTTGTTCATGAGTACTCCAAGGCTGTCAAGGAAATGCAAGTGGCTACTGATtcttttttttcaggtttcagaggaacagccgtgttagtctgtattcgcaaaaagaaaaggagtacttgtggcaccttagagactaaccaatttatttgagcatgagctttcgtgagctacagctcacttcatcagtgaagtgatttttttcagtcaCTTTTGGGGCACTATTTTCTGTGCAAAGCCCTCGGCACCACCATTTGAGAATGATCAGTGGTAAAAATTGCAGATGATAAGCTATTGCATATTGAGCCAAACCCTGGACCCTGAGCAAAGCTTAAGTAAAAGTTGTGTTCTGGAAAACAGTGTATGTTGGAAGGGGTGACCTGATTTCATGCCAGGGCCAGCCCCACTGGAAACTGAACTGTAGCTGGGAGAATAGCTGGAACAACCTAGAACTCTCTTCTTCATCCAAGCATGAGATTACTAGAGTCTGTACTATGCACAGACTGAATGAACGTGCCCTTTATATGCCCCCAGCATAACCAAATTTACCCACCTCAATGGTGAGTCAGAGATGCATCACTAAACTCCCCTTAGCACATAGCGTTGTGTCATCTCTTGTCCTTTTGCACAGCAGGCTCACTCCCTGTGACCCTTCCATTGGCACACAAACATCTATCTATATAAACATTATGGCAGAATcaggaacaaaaacaaacaattgtGTGGCCAGGGTTTTGCCCACTACAATGAAAGCAAGCTGTTCCTATCTGGCGCATGCTCATGgagtttaattatttattaataagtTATTAGTTGTATATTTCACACTTACACTTCTGCCTAGTAACTAGTAATTTGCAATGGCAGGAGGAAAGGATTGTACATCATCCATTCAAAGCCAGATTCTGTTCCCTTGTGTGGGGGGATGCCTTAATCTGTGAGGTTTATTTCAATGATCTACTCATGCAGTAACGCACCACGCAGCTGAGGGACAGTGGGAGAATATGGTCCTCTGCCATTTTACCTATGTTTCTGTAAACATGGAGGACTGGTGTTCTGTTGATATCTGAATACATTCAGTGCTGGGGATTATAATATAAGACATGGATGTTGTTTTAAACATTCATTTTTGTAGAGTCTGTGCCTTATTTGATATTCTGAATTATTAAAGCACAGATTGACAAATGAAAAACTATGGGTCCAACATTAGTGCACAACTTGAATGTATCTTGGAAATGTGTTTTATTGATCTGATTTGTATAAAATGTGACATCAGTACCTAGAAATTGACAGATtggctcagacccagggtccatttagtccagtatactgtctctgacagtggccagcaacAGATgtgtcagaggaaggtgcaagaaaccttgcATTACACCGATGTGGGATAAAACTGTACACAAGCATGTGGTTAACAAAACCTACTTAGGTGCCTTTAGGCAACTGTGTTTTTCTGTCTTGTTAAATATTGTGACTCTTAAGCCTATGGTGGTACCACCGATTCATAGCTATTAAACTATGAAGGTGGTAGGTTGATAAACACACCTTGGTGGTGGTCAGTGAATATTCATCCTTCAGCAACAAAATGAAGCCTCCTCCTCCTGGACTAAAGTGGTACCTGGCAAGCTTATAGTTGTCAGGACTGTCCACTAGAGGGAGCCATTGGCGCACATTAAGCCAACATGCTGCATTTATCTGTTGTTACAAATAGCTGGAAAGGGGGTAATGTTTTCTTGGCCATGGGAAATGCTTTGGCTGCttgaaattaatatattgtgATTAATGATAATCAAAGGAAATTAAGAATAGGCAAGAAGTTCAGTAATTCCACCAAAATGTTTAATACCATATTAGATTTCCACTGAAGTACAGAGCTAatgtatttgtacaaaatatatgatTAAAAATAGTATTGATTTATAATATGTACAGATATGTCACATCTTTGTCAGCAATCCAGACACTTGAATAAGGAGAACATGGTTAATGGTCTCAGATCCACAATAACATACATgaaaggcttctgcagctaatcACAATAGGACAACTTGCCAAATCAACAGTAAGGATGAATCAGTCAATACGGATGACACATTCCTTTCAGAAATCTCTGAATGAGAAGCAGTCTGCTCTAAAATGGATTCAAAacatttatacttttttttttctaaattgataGTGAAGAGAACATGTCTTCAGGACACTAATGTTGACACAATGACGGTCCTGTACTAGATTAATGATCTATCACTTTCAGTGGTTTATTAAACAAGGCTGATTTTCTGATGTACAGAAGATAGACCAGTTTACTCCTGCTGGCCTGATCCTATTctcaggaagtcaatgggaaaacctCTGTTAACTTCAGCAAGAGCAAGATTGAGCCCCCTATTTCATGGATATGAATTACAGGGGATTAAATCCTGGAGCCTTTATTCAGGTGCTGAATGCttttaattcccattgactcaGAGGATGATCAGCCCCTCAGGTGCAGCATCAGGTTCCTAGTGCTTACTTGAGCAAGGTTCCCTAGACAAAGAAATCCTGGACGCTAGGGCCTGCAGATACTGCACTGTTGGAATACTGGTATTCAGAGAGTGCCTGGGTGGTGATCTTTACCCATCTGGGAGTGAGCATCTGTTAAAAGGGTTGATAAACCTTATTATGCCTTCTGAACATCCCTGCTCTAGAGGCAGGAGAGGGTCTCACTCCCCTGGTAAGAATGCAGCGTAGCAAGTGCTGTTCTGCCTGTACTCCTCTCCAAGCCAAAGCATCTGCCCTGGCCGGTTTGCAGGTGCCTCAACCTCGTTGGGGTAGGTAGTGGCACTTGCTCTTCACTGTCCTTGCACTCTTCTGAGCACAAACAGTGGAACCATGGCCAACCCTCACCTAGACATGTGAGGTAACAGATCTCTTGGGCTACCCCCATCCTTACACATCTGCACGGGGCGCAGCACAATCTGCCCCATATGGTGTTGCTCAAAGCCTCCGTAACTCCAACTGCAAAGCCAGTGAACATGGTACAGTGTGGGTTGCTGAACTTTGCCCTGTATGAGCTTCTTGAATAAAAGGTGCCATATTCCTCACCAGCTTAACTATTAATTTCAGTGttgttacaccagggattaatctTGGCCAGGGCCTGTCCAGTACCTTAATCTTTTTTAGCCAGCAATCCTTGTATATTTTGGTAACTATTATTGTAAAGTGGCTTCCTTGAGGAGAACGCAAAAGCTTCAAGATGAGACATTGCTTTATTTTCTTATATGTTAACACGGTGGATAAGTAATtgcagtacttaaaaaaaaaaccttcttgcAAATTTAGTTTATTAAAGAATCttgaatggaggaggaggaggaggaaacctACTGTGATTTTGAGTTTCAATGGTTAGCAGGAAATTgctgaaccaaaaccaaaacGAATAGCAGTTGCACTAATCAGGATTATTCATAATAACCAGCCCAACATCCCTCTTCCAGGAAAAAACAGTGCCGTCctcgtcccccctccccccgatctaTGACAAAGTACTGTAGGACTGTTATCACCTCCGATAAATCATTCTGATGAGTCTAGGAGTAATTCTAACAAATAATTTGCAGACTGTCCATTATCAGGCAGTAAGTAACTACAAGCCCAATCCTGTAAGGTGTTAAGTCCCCTTTGAAAACAGGGCCTCTGTGCAAAAAGTGAGTCAGCAATGATCATTCTAGTTGTTGCCTGCTTTGGGATTCCTAGTGCATCCTGTCTGCTCTAATGTATGTCctatttaggttgtaaactctttggggtggtGATTATCAATTTGTGTCTTGCACAGCCCTAAGCACATCACCGGTAACAAAATACATGCACAACTTTGGCGTGCAGTCAGTTGTGCAAGTAATCAGGGCATGAACCAGTCAGGTGCTGAACAACTGGAGGTGAGACATGCCTTCAATTCTGACTCCCCAGAGATGCTcggcatcttgcaggatcaggccctgattgCACACTCTCACTTGTGTGCAAATGCCTACTACAGAAGTGTAACAGCCCATTTGTGTGTTCAGATTAAGTGCTTAATGGGATTTTGTGCATATAACGTCAGTTATTACATTTGCCCATGCAGAGTCCAGGTGAGGCCTGTCTGGAAACATGGCCCGCAATGTTCACTTTGGC
The genomic region above belongs to Caretta caretta isolate rCarCar2 chromosome 3, rCarCar1.hap1, whole genome shotgun sequence and contains:
- the LOC125634658 gene encoding electron transfer flavoprotein-ubiquinone oxidoreductase, mitochondrial-like, which encodes MPLPLCTLSSQAHHCLRALKSVKEDILPPLCIARWASTSSVPRITTHYTIHSRNKDKRWEGVNMERFAEEADVVIVGAGPAGLSAAIRLKQLANEYGKEVRVCLVEKAAQIGVHTLSGACLEPRALEELLPDWKERGAPLQTPVTEDKFGILTKNSRIPVPILPGLPMTNHGNYIVRLGHFVNWLGEQAEALGVEVYPGYAAAEVLFHEDGGVKGIATNDVGIQKDGAPKAIFERGLELHAKVTFFAEGCHGHLAKQLYNRYNLREKCQPQSCGIRLKELWLIDEKKWKPGRVEHTVGWPLDRHTYGGSFLYHSNEGESLVALGFVVGLDYQNPYLSPFKEFQRWKHHPSVEPTFEGGKRIGYGARALNEGGFQSIPKLTFPGGVLIGCSPRFMNVPKIKGTHTEMKSGMLASEAVFNQLTNENLQSKTVGIDVPEYEENLKKSWVWKELYSVRNIRPSCHGVLGVYGGMIYTGIFYWILRGMEPWTLKHPGPDSDQLKPAKDCTPIEYPKPDGKISFDLLSSVALSGTNHEHDQPPHLTLKDDSVPVNKNLAIYNGPEQRFCPAGVYEYVSLETEEGLRLQINAQNCVHCKTCDIKDPSQNINWVVPEGGGGPAYNGM